A DNA window from Panthera tigris isolate Pti1 chromosome X, P.tigris_Pti1_mat1.1, whole genome shotgun sequence contains the following coding sequences:
- the TAB3 gene encoding TGF-beta-activated kinase 1 and MAP3K7-binding protein 3 has product MAQSSPQLDMQVLHDLRQRFPEIPEGVVSQCMLQNNNNLEACCRALSQESSKYLYMEYHSPEDNRMNRNRLLHINLGIHSPSSYHPADGAQLNGGRTLVHSSSDGHIDPQHAASKQLICLVQEPHSAPAVVAAAPNYNPFFMNEQNRSAATPPSQPPQQPSSMQTGMSPSAMQGPSPPPPPPPSYMHIPRYGTNPITVTVSQNLPSGQTVPRALQILPQIPSNLYGPPGSIYIRQTSQSSSGRQTPQSTPWQSSPQGPVPHYSQRPLPVYPHQQNYQPSQYSPKQQQIPQPAYHSPPPSQCPSPFSSPQHQVQPSQLGHPGSHVFMPPSPSTTPPHPYQQGPPSYQKQGSHSVAYLPYAPSSLPKGSMKKIEITVEPSQRPGTAMNRSPSPISNQPSPRNQHSLYTATTPPSSSPSRGMSGQPKPPFSVNPVYITYTQPTGPSCVPSPSPRMIPNPTTVFKITVGRATTENLLNLVDQEERSAAPEPIQPISVIPGSGGEKGSHKYQRSSSSGSDDYAYTQALLLHQRARMERLAKQLKLEKEELERLKAEVNGMEHDLMQRRLRRVSCTTAIPTPEEMTRLRSMNRQLQINVDCTLKEVDLLQSRGNFDPKAMNNFYDNIEPGPVVPPKPSKKDSSDPCTIERKARRISVTSKVQADVHDTQAAAADEHLSGSKQSPRTQPRDEDYEGAPWNCDSCTFLNHPALNRCEQCEMPRYT; this is encoded by the exons ATGGCGCAAAGCAGTCCACAGCTTGATATGCAGGTTCTCCATGACCTCCGACAACGTTTCCCGGAGATTCCAGAGGGTGTTGTGTCTCAATGCATGTTACAG AACAACAACAATCTTGAAGCCTGTTGCCGAGCCCTTTCCCAGGAGAGTAGCAAATACTTATATATGGAATACCATAGTCCAGAGGACAACAGGATGAATCGAAATCGCCTTTTGCATATTAATCTGGGTATCCATTCTCCTAGTAGCTACCACCCAGCAGATGGAGCCCAACTTAACGGTGGTCGAACACTGGTACACAGCTCAAGCGATGGACATATTGATCCACAGCATGCGGCAAGTAAACAGCTGATCTGCTTAGTTCAGGAACCACACTCAGCTCCAGCTGTTGTGGCTGCTGCTCCGAACTACAATCCCTTTTTTATGAATGAACAGAACAGAAGTGCAGCTACTCCTCCTTCACAGCCACCTCAACAGCCATCTTCCATGCAAACAGGAATGAGTCCATCTGCTATGCAAGGGCCTTCgccaccaccccctcctcctccttcatacATGCACATACCTCGGTATGGTACCAATCCCATTACTGTTACGGTATCCCAGAACCTCCCTTCCGGACAGACTGTACCAAGAGCTTTACAAATCCTGCCACAGATTCCAAGCAATCTCTATGGGCCTCCTGGTTCTATTTATATTAGACAGACATCTCAGAGTTCATCAGGGAGACAAACTCCTCAGAGTACGCCGTGGCAGTCCTCCCCCCAGGGCCCGGTGCCTCATTACAGCCAGCGTCCCTTACCCGTTTATCCACATCAACAGAACTATCAGCCTTCTCAGTATTCTCCCAAACAGCAGCAGATTCCTCAACCTGCTTACCATTCACCGCCCCCTTCTCAGTGTCCTTCACCCTTCAGCTCTCCGCAACATCAAGTGCAGCCTTCCCAGTTGGGCCATCCAGGTTCCCATGTCTTTATGCCACCTAGTCCTTCCACCACGCCACCCCATCCGTATCAACAAGGACCTCCTAGCTATCAGAAACAGGGGAGCCATTCGGTCGCCTATCTCCCGTACGCACCGTCCAGCTTACCCAAAGGATCCATGAAGAAGATAGAAATTACAGTTGAACCCTCTCAGAGACCTGGGACAGCCATGAACAGGAGTCCTTCACCTATCAGTAATCAGCCGTCTCCACGGAATCAGCACTCACTGTACACAGCCACCACGCCACCTTCAAGTTCCCCTTCAAGAGGCATGTCCGGGCAACCAAAACCTCCATTTAGTGTTAATCCTGTGTACATTACGTATACACAGCCAACTGGACCTTCATGTGTTCCGTCACCGTCTCCTCGAATGATACCAAACCCaactacagtttttaaaattaccgTAGGTCGAGCGACGactgaaaatcttttaaatttagtGGACCAAGAAGAACGTTCTGCAGCCCCAGAACCGATTCAGCCCATTTCAGTGATACCTGGTTctgggggagaaaagggaagccaTAAATACCAGAGGAGTTCTAGTTCTGGATCAGATGACTATGCCTATACACAAG CCTTGCTGTTACATCAGCGAGCAAGGATGGAGAGGTTAGCAAAGCAGTTGAAACTCGAGAAAGAGGAGCTCGAGCGCTTGAAGGCCGAAGTTAACGGTATGGAGCATGACCTGATGCAGAGACGGCTCCGAAGGGTCAGCTGTACCACGGCGATTCCCACG CCTGAGGAAATGACAAGATTGAGAAGCATGAACAGACAACTCCAGATAAATGTTGACTGTACACTGAAAGAAGTTGACCTCCTTCAATCTAGAG gaaACTTTGATCCAAAAGCCATGAATAATTTTTATGACAACATAGAACCTGGCCCAGTTGTACCACCCAAGCCATCTAAAAAAG ACTCATCAGACCCTTGCACAATTGAGAGGAAAGCCCGGAGAATTAGCGTGACCTCCAAAGTACAGGCAGACGTCCATGACACCCAGGCAGCAGCTGCAGATG AGCATCTATCCGGCTCCAAGCAGAGTCCTCGGACACAGCCCCGAGACGAGGACTACGAAGGGGCTCCGTGGAATTGCGACAGCTGCACCTTCCTGAACCACCCCGCCCTCAACCGCTGTGAGCAGTGCGAGATGCCGCGGTACACTTGA